A genomic segment from Chitinophaga flava encodes:
- a CDS encoding AI-2E family transporter, whose product MTEFKLPFNARLTFTLLSLILMVYIAHVGREIIIPLLFAFLISIMLLPVSLFLEKYKFPRGLAAALSVLLFIVVIVLIMLLMGTQMQSFIADFPQLEKKLMFTVNSLQAWIDEKFHISSNAQLSYLQKAALGTLGTATSFISQTFLSLSSLIIFIVFVLLYSFFILFYRKLLVTFLVRLFHEKHRETLLGVVARTRFIIKSYVGGLMIEMVVVAILNTTVFLILGIKYAILLGVMAAIFNIIPYIGIFTALIISMLVTLTTGTPISALQVGIALFLVHLLDSNVLLPRIVGSKVKINALVTIIGVVLGNMLWGIPGMFLAIPIIAIIKIVCESVDYMNPWAILLGDEQKEVVKKTSEIIDDKIQEKENDQDPGQETVTKND is encoded by the coding sequence ATGACCGAGTTTAAGCTCCCCTTTAATGCGAGACTCACCTTTACCCTGTTGTCGCTTATTTTAATGGTATACATTGCGCATGTAGGCCGGGAAATCATTATCCCGCTGTTATTTGCCTTTCTTATATCCATCATGTTACTGCCTGTATCCCTTTTTCTGGAGAAGTATAAGTTTCCCAGAGGCCTCGCTGCTGCGCTGTCGGTACTACTGTTTATAGTCGTGATAGTGCTGATAATGCTGTTGATGGGCACACAGATGCAGTCATTTATTGCCGACTTTCCCCAACTGGAAAAGAAGCTGATGTTTACCGTCAATTCTTTGCAGGCGTGGATCGATGAAAAGTTTCATATCAGTTCCAATGCCCAGCTGAGCTATCTGCAGAAAGCTGCGCTAGGCACCCTGGGCACAGCCACCAGTTTCATCAGCCAAACCTTTCTCTCCCTGTCTTCGCTGATCATCTTTATCGTTTTTGTACTGCTTTATTCTTTTTTTATACTGTTCTACCGCAAGCTGCTGGTCACCTTCCTGGTAAGGCTTTTCCATGAGAAACACCGGGAGACCCTGCTGGGCGTTGTAGCACGCACCCGGTTCATCATCAAAAGTTATGTAGGCGGCCTCATGATAGAAATGGTAGTCGTGGCCATTCTCAATACGACTGTATTTCTGATACTGGGCATCAAATACGCTATCCTGTTAGGGGTAATGGCAGCCATTTTCAACATCATTCCCTACATCGGTATCTTTACCGCACTGATCATCAGTATGCTGGTAACCCTTACCACCGGCACACCTATCTCTGCCCTCCAGGTAGGCATCGCGCTGTTTCTTGTTCATCTGCTCGACAGTAACGTACTGCTGCCACGCATCGTAGGATCTAAAGTAAAGATCAATGCACTGGTTACCATCATTGGTGTGGTACTGGGCAATATGTTATGGGGTATCCCTGGCATGTTCCTCGCCATCCCTATCATTGCCATTATCAAAATCGTTTGTGAGAGTGTGGACTACATGAACCCCTGGGCCATTCTGCTGGGTGATGAACAAAAAGAAGTGGTCAAAAAAACCAGCGAAATAATAGACGACAAGATTCAGGAAAAGGAGAATGACCAGGACCCGGGACAAGAAACTGTGACGAAGAATGATTAA
- a CDS encoding efflux RND transporter periplasmic adaptor subunit encodes MQNIMKRYIPAAVFIISVYGLTTSCGSKKIPEKSTQWTLTDSLLRTLAVDTATAMPLESEIYLTGKISENEDKTARIFPMVSGIVTDVKVHSGDFVKKGQVLAVIKSPEMAGFTADQRINSNDMAIAKRNMEVAESFYKSGLNSQKDYEEAKRNYDKAEAAYNKSSAVLAINGGGHQTNYAVKAPVPGFVISKKTAENMQWRPDNTDPIFTVADLNNVWAVINVFESDISSIREGDPVQMSTLSYPDKTFSGRIDKIYNVLDPETKVMKARVVVDNPGFLLKPEMFVRAQAKRHADSNQVSISSRGIIFDHDKYYVLVLTNAKPGVVIREIKVSKTVEGRAYVASGLQEGDRIIASRQVFIYNTLSDQQQ; translated from the coding sequence ATGCAAAATATTATGAAGCGTTATATACCTGCGGCTGTTTTTATTATATCCGTTTATGGACTCACCACCAGCTGCGGCAGCAAAAAGATTCCTGAAAAGTCCACCCAGTGGACGCTGACAGATTCTTTGCTCCGCACCCTGGCGGTGGATACAGCCACCGCTATGCCACTGGAAAGCGAAATTTATCTGACCGGTAAGATCAGTGAGAATGAAGATAAGACCGCCCGTATATTCCCGATGGTCAGCGGTATCGTGACAGATGTAAAAGTGCATTCCGGCGATTTTGTAAAAAAAGGCCAGGTGCTCGCTGTTATCAAAAGCCCTGAAATGGCCGGGTTTACAGCCGATCAGCGTATCAATAGCAATGATATGGCTATTGCGAAACGCAATATGGAAGTAGCAGAGTCTTTTTATAAAAGCGGACTTAACTCCCAGAAGGACTATGAAGAAGCCAAACGCAACTACGACAAGGCAGAAGCTGCATACAATAAATCCAGCGCCGTATTAGCAATCAATGGGGGCGGACATCAGACCAACTATGCGGTGAAAGCGCCGGTACCAGGATTTGTAATCAGTAAAAAAACGGCGGAAAATATGCAATGGAGGCCCGACAACACAGACCCCATCTTTACAGTGGCCGATCTCAACAATGTATGGGCTGTCATCAATGTCTTTGAGTCTGATATCTCCAGCATCCGGGAAGGCGATCCGGTACAGATGTCTACTTTGTCTTATCCCGATAAAACGTTTTCTGGCAGAATCGATAAGATCTATAATGTGCTCGACCCCGAAACCAAAGTGATGAAGGCCAGGGTAGTGGTAGACAATCCCGGCTTTTTACTCAAACCGGAAATGTTTGTTCGCGCACAAGCCAAACGCCATGCAGATTCCAACCAGGTAAGCATTTCTTCCCGGGGTATTATTTTCGACCACGACAAATATTATGTGCTGGTGCTGACCAACGCCAAGCCGGGCGTAGTAATCCGCGAGATTAAAGTATCCAAAACAGTAGAAGGGCGGGCCTATGTCGCCTCCGGATTACAGGAAGGGGACCGTATCATCGCTTCACGGCAGGTATTTATTTATAACACACTGAGCGATCAGCAGCAGTAA
- a CDS encoding efflux RND transporter permease subunit, with product MNKFIKQILAFSLKNKYFIFFAAGVMAVMGYISFKQIGVDAFPDVTNTTVTIITQWQGRSAEEVEKFVTRPIEIAMNRAQKKTHIRSSSLFGLSVIKVIFADDVDDTFARQQINNNLASANLPDGVDPEIEPPYGPTGEIYRYTLESSKLTIEQLKTLQDWVVERNLLAVPGVADIVSFGGEVKIYQVTMNPDKAVQYSITAQEMFQALSKSNINVGGDVIVKNAQAYVVRGIGILNNVEEIKNIIVDHIGGTPILVKDVAEVTVSALPRLGQVGRDHDNDMVEGIVVMRKGENPANVIVGLKEKIEELNSRILPDDVKIKTFYNREDLIDFSTHTVLHNMIEGIIFVTVIVFIFMADWRTTIIVSVVIPLALLFAFICLKLKGMSANLLSMGAIDFGIIIDGAVVMMEGIFVMLDRKAHQVGMERFNKLSKLGMIRKACMENGKGIFFAKLIIITGLLPIFTFEKVEGKMFSPLAWTLGFALLGALILTFTLVPALASVLLRKDVKEKHNFFLEFVHRTTLRFFNYTFHHRRMVFTISLVILAIGLYCFRFLGTEFLPQLNEGAIYIRATGPLSTSLGESVKVADEMRKKILTFPEVRQVMSQTGRPNDGTDATGFYNIEFHVDIYPQDEWKSGISKEELIRRMNAKLDGEPGVTLNFSQPIMDNVEEAVSGVKGSIVVKLFGDDFKVVEKHEEQIEKILKSVSGIEDLGIMRNIGQPELRINLNQQKMALYGVTTEDANSVIEMAIGGKAATKIYEGEKNFDLRIRYPESFRENEVAIGNLTIPTLRGNKIPLKEIADISHIIGPSMIYRDKHQRYGAIKFSVRGRDLGSTIAEAQHKVHEQIALPKGYFLEWAGDFENQERATKRLTQVVPISLFLIFLFLFILFGKVKDSLLVLNNVPFAIIGGIFSLWLTGINFSISAGIGFIALFGICVQNGVILLTKFKSNIRTMHQYSDFNLSKAIQEGVESRIRPVIMTAMMAAIGLLPAAMSHGIGSETARPLARVVIGGLITDTMFNLFIFPIVFYWVYRRMLRKAEQ from the coding sequence ATGAACAAATTCATTAAGCAAATACTTGCTTTTTCTCTTAAAAATAAATACTTCATCTTCTTTGCTGCCGGCGTCATGGCCGTCATGGGATACATCAGCTTCAAACAGATTGGTGTGGACGCTTTCCCGGACGTGACCAACACTACCGTGACCATTATTACCCAATGGCAGGGTCGCAGCGCCGAAGAAGTGGAGAAGTTTGTAACACGCCCCATCGAAATTGCGATGAACCGGGCGCAGAAAAAAACACATATCCGTTCCTCTTCCCTGTTTGGGCTGTCTGTGATAAAAGTGATCTTCGCAGATGATGTAGACGATACTTTTGCCCGGCAACAGATCAACAACAACCTTGCATCGGCCAACCTTCCCGATGGGGTAGATCCTGAAATTGAACCACCATACGGGCCTACAGGGGAGATCTACCGTTATACCCTGGAAAGCAGCAAGCTGACGATCGAGCAGCTGAAAACACTGCAGGACTGGGTGGTAGAGCGTAATCTGCTGGCAGTACCAGGTGTGGCTGATATCGTGAGCTTCGGCGGTGAAGTGAAAATCTATCAGGTGACAATGAACCCTGATAAAGCTGTGCAGTACAGCATCACCGCACAGGAAATGTTTCAGGCATTGTCAAAAAGCAATATCAACGTAGGGGGTGATGTGATCGTTAAAAACGCGCAAGCCTATGTGGTGCGCGGTATCGGGATACTCAACAATGTTGAGGAAATCAAAAATATCATCGTAGACCATATCGGCGGTACGCCCATCCTGGTAAAGGACGTGGCTGAAGTGACCGTATCGGCATTGCCTCGTCTGGGTCAGGTGGGCCGCGACCATGATAACGATATGGTAGAAGGTATCGTGGTGATGCGTAAAGGGGAGAACCCCGCCAACGTGATTGTAGGACTGAAAGAAAAAATCGAAGAGCTCAACAGCCGTATCCTGCCTGACGATGTAAAAATCAAAACATTCTATAACAGGGAAGATCTGATCGACTTTTCTACCCATACGGTACTGCACAACATGATCGAAGGGATCATCTTTGTAACGGTTATCGTATTTATCTTCATGGCCGACTGGCGTACAACCATCATTGTATCCGTAGTGATACCGCTGGCATTGCTGTTCGCCTTTATCTGTCTGAAGTTAAAGGGAATGAGTGCCAACCTGCTCTCTATGGGTGCCATCGACTTTGGTATCATTATAGACGGGGCCGTGGTAATGATGGAGGGCATCTTTGTGATGCTCGACCGGAAGGCCCATCAGGTGGGCATGGAGCGGTTCAATAAACTCAGTAAACTGGGTATGATCCGCAAAGCCTGTATGGAAAATGGTAAAGGTATCTTCTTTGCCAAGCTGATCATCATTACGGGCCTGCTTCCGATCTTCACCTTCGAAAAAGTGGAAGGTAAAATGTTCTCGCCACTGGCCTGGACACTCGGTTTTGCCCTGCTGGGTGCACTGATCCTCACCTTTACATTGGTACCCGCCCTGGCCAGTGTGCTGTTACGTAAGGATGTGAAAGAGAAACACAATTTTTTCCTGGAATTTGTACACCGTACAACCTTACGTTTCTTTAATTATACCTTCCATCATCGCAGGATGGTATTTACCATTTCGCTGGTTATCCTGGCCATCGGACTTTATTGTTTCCGTTTCCTGGGTACCGAGTTCCTGCCGCAGCTGAACGAAGGCGCCATCTACATTCGCGCTACTGGTCCGCTAAGCACTTCATTAGGAGAATCCGTGAAAGTGGCAGATGAAATGCGTAAAAAGATACTGACCTTCCCGGAAGTAAGACAGGTAATGTCACAAACCGGCCGCCCCAATGATGGTACCGATGCTACCGGTTTTTACAACATAGAGTTTCACGTAGACATCTATCCGCAGGACGAGTGGAAGAGCGGTATCTCTAAAGAAGAACTGATACGCCGTATGAACGCCAAACTGGACGGAGAGCCCGGTGTAACGCTCAACTTCTCCCAGCCTATCATGGACAATGTGGAAGAAGCGGTGTCAGGTGTGAAAGGGTCTATTGTGGTGAAACTGTTCGGAGATGATTTTAAAGTGGTAGAAAAACATGAAGAACAGATAGAGAAAATTCTGAAGTCGGTCAGTGGTATTGAAGATCTGGGTATCATGCGTAATATCGGTCAGCCGGAGCTGAGGATTAACCTGAATCAGCAGAAAATGGCACTCTATGGTGTTACCACAGAAGATGCCAACTCCGTGATCGAAATGGCCATCGGTGGAAAGGCCGCCACCAAAATTTACGAAGGAGAGAAAAACTTCGACCTGCGTATTCGTTATCCGGAGAGCTTCCGGGAAAACGAGGTGGCAATCGGCAATCTGACCATCCCTACACTGCGTGGCAATAAAATACCGCTGAAAGAAATTGCAGACATCAGCCATATCATTGGCCCAAGTATGATCTATCGCGACAAACACCAGCGTTATGGAGCCATTAAGTTCTCTGTACGTGGCCGAGACCTGGGAAGCACGATAGCAGAAGCACAGCATAAAGTACATGAACAGATCGCACTGCCTAAAGGATATTTCCTGGAGTGGGCGGGTGATTTTGAAAACCAGGAACGTGCTACCAAAAGGCTGACACAGGTGGTGCCAATCAGCCTGTTCCTCATCTTCCTGTTCCTGTTTATCCTGTTCGGTAAAGTAAAAGATTCTCTGCTGGTATTAAACAACGTGCCTTTCGCCATTATCGGAGGTATCTTCTCGTTGTGGCTGACCGGCATCAACTTCAGTATCTCTGCAGGTATCGGTTTCATTGCGTTGTTTGGTATCTGTGTGCAAAACGGGGTGATACTGCTGACGAAATTCAAATCGAATATCCGGACCATGCATCAATACTCGGATTTTAATCTCTCCAAAGCTATTCAGGAGGGGGTGGAATCCCGTATCCGTCCGGTAATCATGACAGCCATGATGGCGGCCATCGGTTTGTTGCCTGCCGCCATGAGCCATGGCATCGGTTCTGAAACAGCCCGCCCGCTGGCCCGTGTGGTAATCGGTGGTCTGATAACAGATACCATGTTCAACCTGTTTATTTTCCCAATAGTCTTTTATTGGGTGTACAGGAGAATGTTACGCAAGGCAGAGCAGTAA
- the porG gene encoding type IX secretion system protein PorG yields the protein MKFRKFTGTLLLSMALPFFSFAQDWHIGAFAGISNYSGDLVQQKVDMRYTRPALGLLVRKDINRYLTLRAGFTWGIATGADSTNASEALKARNLSFKSNIFEGSLIAEINFLDLDEKRFTPYVFIGVGGFGFDPTAKDMSGNRVRLRPLGTEGQGLPQYPQRQPYDLFAFSFPMGAGFKAMLNDNWTLGFEIGLRPTTTDYLDDVSTNYVDQNTLLAYRGQKAVDMAFRGDELTGKQTPGVYPPDGTIRGSAKHKDWYSFSGITITYRLGGGSGGWGKVKATRCPVRL from the coding sequence TTGAAATTCAGAAAATTTACCGGAACACTGTTGTTGTCCATGGCATTACCCTTTTTCAGCTTTGCACAGGATTGGCATATAGGTGCTTTTGCCGGTATTAGTAATTACAGTGGAGACCTTGTACAGCAAAAGGTAGACATGCGGTATACCCGTCCGGCGCTTGGTCTGCTTGTCAGAAAAGACATCAACCGTTACCTCACCCTTCGTGCCGGATTTACCTGGGGCATTGCCACCGGTGCCGACAGTACCAATGCATCAGAAGCGCTTAAAGCCCGTAACCTCAGCTTTAAATCCAATATTTTTGAAGGTAGCCTGATTGCGGAAATTAACTTTCTGGATTTGGATGAAAAAAGATTTACCCCTTATGTGTTCATAGGAGTGGGGGGCTTTGGTTTTGATCCTACTGCCAAAGACATGTCCGGTAACAGAGTGCGTTTACGCCCGCTGGGTACCGAAGGACAGGGTCTTCCGCAATATCCTCAGCGTCAGCCTTATGATCTCTTTGCTTTCTCCTTCCCGATGGGGGCCGGTTTTAAAGCAATGCTCAACGACAACTGGACACTGGGTTTTGAAATAGGTTTAAGACCTACCACCACCGATTATCTGGATGATGTAAGCACCAACTATGTAGATCAGAATACGCTGTTGGCCTACCGTGGTCAGAAAGCGGTAGACATGGCCTTCCGTGGTGACGAACTTACCGGCAAACAGACCCCGGGCGTTTATCCGCCAGACGGCACTATACGTGGCTCCGCCAAACATAAAGACTGGTATTCCTTCTCAGGCATTACCATTACTTATCGCCTCGGTGGCGGCAGTGGAGGATGGGGTAAGGTGAAAGCCACCAGATGCCCCGTAAGATTGTAA
- a CDS encoding family 20 glycosylhydrolase, whose product MKKLFSMLLLLCSVVLYPYYTKAQPKDTLPVRGFCIAAPTQAVLAPFIKFISEELAPRNINTLVLRVDFNYEYTSHPELRDPGALSKAQVKELVKVCKQHHIRLIPQINLLGHQSWATTTMNLLRVYPEFDETPWVKMPAKYEWPNADGLYCKSYCPLHPGVHKVVFELVDEICEVFEATAFHAGMDEVFYIGDSKCPRCSGLDKAELYAGEVWTIRNHLAGKGRQLWIWGDRLLDGKTTGMGEWEASMNNTHRAIDLVPKDIMICDWHYERPDKTPVYFASKGLSVITCPWRKPANALLQLKDMYDFRSTATAQMKPRYQGMMQTIWSDAGHFLDEFYGRGKPQEDTVNTSANCFRAVMQP is encoded by the coding sequence ATGAAAAAACTATTTTCCATGCTGCTGCTGTTATGCAGCGTTGTACTGTACCCGTATTACACAAAAGCGCAACCCAAAGATACCTTGCCGGTAAGGGGCTTTTGTATTGCAGCGCCTACCCAGGCTGTACTGGCTCCGTTTATTAAATTTATCAGCGAGGAGCTGGCCCCGCGTAACATCAACACCCTGGTATTGAGGGTGGATTTTAACTATGAATATACCTCTCATCCGGAGCTGAGAGATCCCGGTGCACTGAGCAAGGCTCAGGTCAAAGAGCTGGTGAAGGTCTGTAAGCAGCATCATATCCGTCTGATCCCGCAGATCAACCTGTTGGGGCATCAGTCGTGGGCTACTACCACTATGAACCTGCTCAGAGTGTATCCCGAATTTGATGAAACACCCTGGGTGAAAATGCCTGCCAAATATGAGTGGCCCAATGCCGATGGTTTGTATTGCAAGAGTTATTGCCCGTTGCATCCGGGTGTGCACAAGGTGGTATTTGAACTGGTAGATGAGATCTGCGAGGTATTTGAAGCCACCGCCTTCCATGCGGGAATGGACGAGGTATTTTATATCGGTGACAGCAAATGTCCGCGTTGCAGTGGCCTCGATAAAGCTGAACTATATGCCGGCGAAGTGTGGACCATTCGTAATCACCTGGCCGGAAAAGGCCGTCAGCTCTGGATCTGGGGAGATCGTTTGTTAGACGGTAAAACAACCGGCATGGGCGAATGGGAAGCCAGCATGAACAACACACACCGCGCGATAGACCTGGTGCCTAAAGATATTATGATCTGCGACTGGCATTACGAGCGTCCTGATAAAACACCGGTGTATTTTGCTTCCAAAGGATTAAGTGTTATCACCTGTCCCTGGCGTAAACCGGCTAATGCGCTGCTGCAACTGAAAGATATGTACGATTTCCGCAGCACTGCTACGGCTCAAATGAAACCTCGTTATCAGGGTATGATGCAAACTATCTGGTCAGATGCCGGCCATTTCCTTGACGAATTTTATGGCCGGGGCAAACCCCAGGAAGATACGGTAAACACCAGTGCCAACTGCTTCCGGGCTGTGATGCAACCATGA
- a CDS encoding DsrE family protein, with the protein MKVVFQITSSTPEAQKAMLGQLNNLLQYYHDRQVRITVEVVVHGDAYGLLFAAGNPLAGKVEDLYDRAVSWLICQNTINGKQLKMDQLLSFVQVVPAAVAHLVERQAEGWSYIRC; encoded by the coding sequence ATGAAAGTAGTTTTCCAGATCACTTCTTCCACCCCGGAGGCTCAGAAAGCCATGCTGGGACAGTTAAACAACCTGCTGCAATATTATCATGACCGGCAGGTGCGTATAACTGTGGAAGTAGTAGTGCATGGAGATGCCTATGGATTGTTGTTTGCTGCCGGCAATCCCCTGGCCGGCAAGGTGGAGGATCTTTACGACAGGGCTGTCAGCTGGCTCATCTGCCAGAACACGATCAATGGTAAACAGCTAAAGATGGACCAGCTGCTTTCCTTTGTGCAGGTAGTGCCGGCAGCGGTAGCCCACCTGGTGGAAAGACAGGCTGAAGGATGGTCGTATATCCGTTGCTGA
- a CDS encoding helix-turn-helix transcriptional regulator — protein sequence MSKSANPTKQQLEQLALQGLSFADDHVSDVFSIKDVSDRLGISYSYFYHSFADYMGEPFWHYVKRHRLELSAGLLRHSGHSIGVIADLCGYATTAAFSKAFKQHFKESPKEFRRIAELPNEKRTIHIIETITTVAGTDIFGNFFQYDRGDKVHLPDSMLYYSLLSRGQNPIGEMIAKMNQYYSIFSKILGQVEVPQAKVITGTLDSVPVTDYEKISIFAGVSIPLTAIAAHHHMDNTFPYLMKKRIPGGHFLRLPVPMDFATAGIPMYNFINQNCKEGNFKMSGNHFFMSLNGTQSCEIYIPLLRKHY from the coding sequence ATGTCAAAATCCGCCAATCCTACCAAACAACAACTTGAACAACTTGCCCTGCAGGGACTTTCCTTTGCTGATGACCATGTAAGCGATGTTTTCAGCATCAAAGACGTGTCTGACCGCCTCGGAATCTCCTACTCCTACTTCTATCACAGCTTCGCAGACTATATGGGAGAACCCTTCTGGCATTACGTTAAACGTCATCGCCTCGAACTCTCTGCCGGTCTGCTCCGCCATAGTGGTCACTCCATCGGTGTTATTGCCGACCTTTGCGGCTATGCCACCACAGCGGCTTTCAGTAAAGCTTTCAAACAGCATTTTAAGGAGAGTCCTAAAGAGTTTCGCCGTATCGCGGAACTGCCCAACGAAAAAAGGACCATTCATATTATCGAAACTATCACCACCGTCGCCGGCACTGATATCTTTGGCAATTTCTTCCAATACGACCGCGGCGACAAAGTGCATCTGCCCGACAGTATGCTCTACTACTCCCTGCTCTCACGCGGCCAGAACCCTATCGGAGAAATGATTGCCAAAATGAACCAATACTACAGCATCTTCAGCAAAATACTGGGACAGGTGGAAGTACCGCAAGCCAAAGTCATCACCGGCACTCTCGACTCCGTACCAGTAACCGACTACGAAAAAATCTCCATTTTCGCAGGTGTCAGCATTCCCCTCACAGCTATTGCCGCCCATCATCATATGGACAACACCTTTCCTTACCTGATGAAGAAACGTATCCCCGGAGGGCACTTCCTTCGGCTGCCGGTTCCCATGGACTTTGCTACCGCCGGGATCCCTATGTACAACTTCATTAACCAGAACTGCAAGGAAGGTAATTTCAAAATGAGCGGCAATCACTTTTTTATGTCACTCAACGGCACACAAAGCTGTGAAATATACATTCCGTTATTACGTAAACACTACTGA
- a CDS encoding menaquinone biosynthesis decarboxylase yields MAYKNLRHFIEKLEQEGELLRISTFVDPKLEIAEITDRVSKMPGGGKALLFENTGYDFPVLINSMGSYKRMCMALGVQELDDVTREIEDLFKMLSKPKESILDKLAMLPKLGQFASWMPKVVSGKGSCQEVVMANPDLGKLPVLTCWPKDGGPFITLPVIHTKDPLTGSRNVGMYRMQVFEKDMTGMHWHKHKVSAKHFMEYKKLNKRMPVAVVLGGDPVYTYSATAPLPENVDEYMLAGFLRKKKVELVKCITQPEIEVPADADFVIEGYVDPAEDLIWEGPFGDHTGYYSLADWYPRFHVTAITHRKDAVYPSTIVGIPPQEDAWIGKATERIFLAPIKMTLVPEIINMEMPVEGVFHNLVIAQIKKDYAGQAQKVMNAMWGAGQMMFNKILVVADEGEDITDYKKLAQYVFRHLNPATDIYLSQGPMDVLDHSCSKMGFGGKMCIDGTRKYEEETDNTYLEAVAPRDIDKASIMRQFPEIKDINSSLLAMDIPCILVAIQKNRPFHVRELNEQLYALPALAGVKMVLYVEHTVDVTDLASALWRFCNNMDPKRDSFVINKPASQAGRYIGAIGMDGTLKTRLLDNFERDWPNIIVADDATIRKVDAIWKDLQIGPFVASPSLKYKHQIYGEEAVVEQ; encoded by the coding sequence ATGGCATATAAAAATCTCAGGCATTTTATAGAGAAGCTGGAACAGGAAGGTGAGCTGCTGCGCATCAGCACATTTGTAGACCCAAAGCTCGAAATAGCGGAAATTACCGACAGGGTAAGTAAAATGCCCGGCGGGGGCAAAGCCCTGCTGTTTGAAAATACTGGCTACGATTTTCCGGTACTGATCAACTCCATGGGCAGCTATAAACGTATGTGCATGGCACTGGGCGTACAGGAACTGGATGATGTTACCAGGGAAATAGAAGATCTCTTTAAAATGCTGTCCAAACCCAAGGAGAGCATACTCGACAAACTGGCCATGCTGCCCAAGCTGGGACAGTTTGCTTCCTGGATGCCCAAGGTAGTCAGCGGCAAAGGCAGCTGCCAGGAAGTAGTAATGGCTAACCCCGACCTCGGAAAACTGCCCGTACTCACTTGCTGGCCCAAAGATGGTGGTCCCTTTATCACCCTGCCCGTGATCCATACCAAAGATCCGCTCACCGGCAGCCGCAACGTAGGCATGTATCGCATGCAGGTCTTCGAAAAAGATATGACCGGTATGCACTGGCACAAACATAAGGTGTCTGCCAAACATTTCATGGAATATAAAAAGCTGAACAAGCGGATGCCGGTAGCAGTAGTGCTGGGCGGCGATCCGGTATATACCTATTCAGCCACTGCACCACTCCCCGAAAACGTGGATGAATACATGCTGGCAGGTTTCCTTCGTAAAAAGAAGGTAGAACTGGTAAAATGTATTACCCAGCCGGAGATAGAAGTGCCTGCAGATGCGGACTTTGTGATCGAAGGATATGTAGACCCGGCAGAAGACCTGATATGGGAAGGTCCGTTTGGCGACCATACCGGTTATTATTCACTGGCCGACTGGTATCCCCGTTTCCATGTAACCGCCATCACCCATCGTAAAGATGCCGTATACCCGTCTACGATAGTAGGTATCCCTCCACAGGAAGACGCCTGGATCGGTAAAGCCACCGAGCGTATTTTCCTGGCACCCATCAAAATGACGCTGGTACCGGAAATCATCAACATGGAAATGCCGGTGGAAGGCGTGTTCCATAACCTGGTCATCGCCCAGATCAAGAAAGACTACGCCGGTCAGGCTCAGAAAGTGATGAACGCCATGTGGGGCGCCGGACAAATGATGTTCAACAAAATACTGGTCGTTGCTGATGAGGGAGAAGATATCACGGATTACAAGAAGCTGGCGCAGTATGTGTTCCGTCATCTCAATCCTGCTACAGACATCTATCTGAGCCAGGGTCCTATGGACGTACTGGACCACTCCTGTTCCAAAATGGGCTTTGGTGGTAAAATGTGTATCGATGGCACCCGTAAATACGAGGAAGAAACAGACAATACCTACCTGGAGGCTGTCGCTCCGCGTGATATAGACAAAGCCTCTATCATGCGGCAGTTCCCGGAGATAAAGGATATCAACAGCAGCCTGCTGGCAATGGACATCCCTTGTATCCTTGTTGCGATACAGAAAAACCGTCCTTTCCATGTGCGGGAGCTGAATGAGCAGTTGTATGCCCTGCCTGCACTGGCAGGTGTGAAGATGGTGCTGTATGTGGAGCATACAGTAGACGTAACTGACCTGGCTTCTGCCTTGTGGCGTTTCTGTAATAACATGGACCCTAAACGCGATAGTTTTGTGATCAACAAACCTGCCAGCCAGGCCGGCCGTTATATTGGCGCCATTGGTATGGACGGGACACTGAAAACCAGACTGCTCGATAATTTCGAACGTGATTGGCCTAATATCATCGTTGCCGACGATGCTACCATCCGTAAAGTTGATGCCATCTGGAAGGACCTGCAGATAGGCCCGTTTGTGGCATCGCCTTCCCTTAAATATAAACATCAGATCTATGGAGAAGAAGCTGTGGTGGAGCAATAG